In Funiculus sociatus GB2-C1, one DNA window encodes the following:
- a CDS encoding cupin domain-containing protein, with protein MSLPIKEVVLGAGEGSHLTIGNSQVTFKAVGTNTDGHLGLFEQTLPPGGTSPEPHLHRHMEEMFYVLEGEVEILVGEQTVQGQAGAFVLVPRGTPHAFANRGTQAAKLLIMFCPAGSREKYFEGLAELLKDGQPPDKKALVELMRRFDQEPVNI; from the coding sequence ATGTCTTTACCTATCAAAGAGGTTGTGCTAGGGGCCGGAGAAGGTAGTCACCTCACAATTGGCAACAGTCAAGTGACATTCAAAGCTGTTGGTACAAATACTGACGGACATTTGGGGCTGTTTGAACAGACACTACCACCTGGAGGAACGTCACCCGAACCACATCTTCATCGGCACATGGAGGAGATGTTTTATGTTTTAGAAGGCGAAGTAGAAATTCTGGTTGGGGAGCAGACAGTGCAAGGTCAGGCGGGGGCGTTTGTGCTAGTCCCTCGCGGTACGCCTCACGCCTTTGCCAATCGGGGAACGCAAGCTGCGAAGCTGCTGATTATGTTTTGTCCGGCGGGATCTCGCGAGAAATACTTCGAGGGTTTGGCGGAACTTCTCAAAGATGGACAGCCGCCAGATAAAAAAGCTCTTGTTGAGTTAATGCGGAGATTCGACCAAGAACCTGTGAATATCTAA
- a CDS encoding DUF1349 domain-containing protein — protein sequence MKWYNEPPSWNEQEGIVTVTSGAETDFWRKTHYGFIRDNGNFYYQQVTGDFTAQVKVTGQYQVLYDQAGLMVRLDETTWLKCGVEFVDGLQYVSAVVTRDFSDWSVVPLPHNPASIWLRLKRKAGTVEVQYSLDGEQYTMLRMAYLTEIETVSVGLMCASPESEGFTTTFEGFKLGKL from the coding sequence ATGAAATGGTACAACGAACCGCCATCATGGAATGAACAAGAAGGTATTGTCACCGTTACTTCAGGAGCCGAAACAGATTTTTGGCGCAAGACTCATTACGGCTTTATCCGCGACAATGGAAACTTTTATTACCAACAAGTCACGGGAGATTTCACCGCCCAAGTCAAAGTTACCGGACAGTATCAAGTCCTGTACGACCAAGCCGGGCTAATGGTTCGCTTGGATGAAACCACTTGGTTAAAATGTGGCGTTGAATTTGTGGACGGCTTACAGTACGTTAGTGCTGTTGTCACGCGAGATTTTTCCGACTGGTCTGTAGTACCTTTGCCCCATAACCCAGCCTCCATATGGCTGCGGTTGAAGCGAAAAGCTGGAACAGTAGAGGTGCAATATTCGCTTGATGGCGAGCAGTACACTATGCTCAGGATGGCGTACCTAACTGAAATAGAAACAGTGAGTGTGGGGCTGATGTGCGCGTCGCCGGAAAGCGAAGGTTTCACAACGACATTTGAGGGTTTTAAACTAGGCAAATTGTAG
- a CDS encoding metallophosphoesterase has translation MKFVSDPPIAVKIRKMKERVRWRDSSIVERGIDQTRMVLDDGADSPEFSFLVVGDSGSGSHRGHNPQRQIAELMAEHCPESRFVLHTGDVIYLVGSSEFYPKNFIEPYRDFLVGGEKPEKIAYDQMVFNMPFLPVPGNHDYYDLPLVYGLIAQTTLPLRQLLKSKLDLDVRWHGSYQGNAYAQAFLDYLKAFNNPQELRRHLDCHYTAQTDTGRCLRYQPGSFTRLPNRYYTFRSGGIDFFALDSNTFNDPAPLPATKEGNEYRRQLEKRRDELEQEKQQILDTVANLNPEQPDDAEQLDDLHAKLEQVDEVKIDIDKQLASNQTTVTDSEQLDWLKQRLIESWNTAEVRGRVIYFHHPPYVTEATKWYQAQTLAIRHRIRLVLDGVFDAVGKQAEGRPIVDLVLNGHAHCLEYLRTGETGHADSNSNWIVCGGSGYSLRRQRIEGPELMETFGETRQVARSHLFVGRNGQGSQKRRPYSFLRIDVLDGCPPKFVVRPFIAERFKRQWNNSGLEPFAI, from the coding sequence ATGAAATTTGTGTCAGATCCGCCCATCGCCGTCAAAATCCGCAAGATGAAGGAAAGGGTGCGGTGGCGAGATTCAAGTATTGTTGAGCGGGGAATCGATCAAACCCGGATGGTTTTAGACGATGGTGCGGACTCTCCAGAGTTCTCATTTTTGGTCGTGGGTGATAGCGGTTCTGGATCTCATCGGGGTCATAACCCCCAACGACAGATCGCAGAATTGATGGCGGAACATTGCCCTGAGAGCCGTTTCGTATTGCATACGGGCGACGTAATTTATCTGGTTGGCTCAAGCGAATTTTACCCGAAAAACTTTATTGAGCCTTACCGAGATTTTCTGGTGGGCGGGGAGAAGCCAGAAAAGATTGCTTATGACCAGATGGTTTTTAATATGCCATTTTTGCCCGTGCCTGGGAACCACGATTACTACGATCTGCCTCTTGTCTATGGATTGATTGCACAGACGACACTACCCCTGCGCCAGCTACTGAAGTCAAAATTGGATTTGGACGTTAGGTGGCACGGTTCGTATCAAGGTAATGCCTATGCACAGGCGTTCCTTGACTACTTGAAAGCGTTCAATAATCCGCAAGAGTTGCGCCGTCATTTGGATTGCCATTACACTGCCCAAACTGACACGGGGCGCTGTCTGCGTTATCAACCCGGAAGTTTTACCCGCTTACCTAATCGTTATTACACGTTCCGTAGTGGCGGGATTGATTTCTTCGCCCTTGACTCGAATACTTTTAACGATCCTGCGCCGCTTCCAGCGACAAAAGAGGGGAACGAGTATCGCCGCCAGTTGGAAAAGCGGCGGGATGAGTTGGAACAAGAAAAACAGCAAATCCTCGATACCGTAGCTAATTTAAACCCTGAGCAACCGGACGATGCCGAACAGCTTGATGACTTGCACGCCAAGTTGGAGCAAGTTGACGAGGTAAAAATAGACATTGACAAACAATTAGCATCCAACCAAACAACGGTTACTGACTCCGAACAATTGGATTGGCTTAAGCAAAGATTGATTGAATCTTGGAATACAGCCGAGGTGCGCGGACGTGTGATTTATTTCCACCATCCCCCCTATGTTACGGAGGCGACGAAGTGGTATCAAGCGCAAACTTTGGCGATTCGCCATCGAATCCGCTTGGTACTTGATGGGGTGTTTGATGCAGTGGGAAAGCAGGCGGAGGGTCGTCCGATTGTGGATCTGGTTTTGAATGGTCACGCTCACTGTTTGGAATATCTTCGCACGGGCGAGACGGGACACGCTGACTCTAACAGCAATTGGATTGTCTGTGGTGGTAGCGGTTACAGTCTCCGCCGCCAGAGGATTGAGGGGCCGGAATTGATGGAGACTTTTGGGGAGACTCGCCAAGTTGCGCGATCGCATCTTTTTGTCGGTCGCAATGGTCAAGGTTCGCAAAAGCGACGACCATACTCATTTTTGCGGATCGATGTCCTAGACGGTTGCCCACCTAAGTTTGTCGTCCGACCGTTTATCGCTGAGCGATTTAAGCGACAGTGGAACAATAGCGGCTTGGAACCTTTTGCGATTTGA
- a CDS encoding alpha/beta hydrolase: MPNYFSLTSAIIRETKAHEDALPLMDEGCRSRFLLHQKPTEKVCLFFHGFTASPEQFVPIGEAFFKAGYNVLIPLLPGHGIAGEWDADNPPPLPENQQVYQEFGLRWLDIVQPLGTKVIVGGLSGGSTLAAWLALERNAQINRALLFAPYLSGSNKVVDLFVEIFNIYFKWRTEPGLASFGYPGFLMPCLRVFLDMGQDILARAEESLAAPMFIISSESDRAVGKEEHEALFEAALKYQPFTWYHSFDRVLDVPHNMMTKAEGNDHLDLLIAIAKAYVESGLTWAEVQEISSRMKQGYSFDTVVDELHLRQLVPPNFAPIIAGL, from the coding sequence ATGCCCAACTATTTCAGCCTAACATCAGCAATCATTCGAGAAACAAAAGCGCATGAAGATGCACTGCCCCTAATGGATGAAGGCTGTCGCTCTCGGTTTCTTCTTCACCAAAAACCTACCGAGAAGGTATGTCTCTTCTTTCATGGGTTTACTGCCTCCCCAGAGCAGTTTGTACCTATAGGAGAAGCTTTTTTTAAAGCTGGCTACAACGTTTTAATTCCTTTGTTGCCAGGGCATGGTATTGCCGGGGAATGGGATGCAGACAACCCCCCTCCGCTGCCAGAAAATCAACAAGTTTATCAAGAGTTTGGTCTTCGCTGGCTAGACATTGTACAACCTTTGGGGACGAAAGTGATTGTGGGGGGACTATCTGGGGGCAGCACATTGGCGGCTTGGCTAGCACTAGAACGTAATGCACAAATTAATCGGGCTTTGCTATTTGCGCCTTATTTGAGCGGCAGCAATAAAGTGGTAGATTTATTTGTGGAAATCTTTAATATCTACTTTAAGTGGCGAACTGAACCAGGATTAGCCAGTTTTGGCTATCCTGGCTTTCTGATGCCATGTTTGCGCGTTTTTTTAGACATGGGACAAGACATTCTGGCACGTGCTGAAGAAAGTTTGGCTGCGCCGATGTTTATTATATCGAGTGAAAGCGATCGCGCTGTCGGTAAAGAGGAGCATGAAGCTTTATTTGAAGCCGCACTCAAGTATCAACCCTTTACTTGGTATCACTCCTTTGACCGAGTTCTGGATGTTCCCCACAATATGATGACAAAAGCTGAGGGAAACGACCATCTAGACTTGCTCATTGCGATAGCGAAAGCCTATGTAGAAAGCGGTTTAACCTGGGCTGAAGTTCAAGAAATTAGTTCACGCATGAAGCAAGGCTACTCTTTTGACACCGTGGTTGATGAACTCCATCTGCGTCAGTTAGTTCCTCCCAATTTTGCCCCCATAATAGCAGGGCTCTAG
- a CDS encoding AbrB family transcriptional regulator: protein MDKKKKPEPLTGEALIKKVKEIGSLSKEEKARACGYYTVTKGGVERVNMMKFLNALIDAEGIELDGKQEGTGRGGRSASYRISVQSNGNLLIGSAYTKQMGLQAGDEFEISLGRKHIKLQQVDAEELPTSA from the coding sequence ATGGACAAAAAGAAAAAACCAGAGCCTTTAACAGGAGAGGCGCTGATCAAAAAAGTCAAAGAAATAGGCTCTTTGAGCAAAGAAGAAAAGGCTAGAGCCTGCGGATACTACACTGTCACAAAAGGTGGTGTGGAGCGCGTGAACATGATGAAATTCCTAAACGCTCTCATAGATGCTGAGGGAATTGAATTAGATGGTAAACAAGAAGGTACAGGACGCGGCGGACGTAGCGCCAGCTACCGGATATCGGTGCAGTCCAACGGCAATTTGCTAATAGGCTCGGCTTATACTAAGCAAATGGGACTTCAAGCCGGGGATGAGTTTGAAATCTCTCTAGGACGCAAGCATATCAAGCTGCAACAAGTTGATGCAGAAGAACTGCCAACGTCTGCTTAA
- a CDS encoding 4'-phosphopantetheinyl transferase family protein: protein MTIYDNEWLNPSADLILSRDEIHVWRADLDPPTSHLQLLAKTLSADERNRAERFYFEQHRNRFIAGRGILRTILARYLGIDPSEVQFGYEPRGKPILAETSGDSRLCFNLSHSQGLALYAVGRDRSLGIDLEYIRPISDAEQLAKRFFSAQEYAVIRALPPSQKQETFFRYWTCKEAYLKATGDGLAQLDQIEILLAPEKPASELRLPSSLASQDWVLQELAPTANYVAALVVAGQGWHLRSWQFL from the coding sequence ATGACTATTTATGATAATGAATGGCTCAATCCATCGGCAGATTTAATCTTGTCGAGGGATGAAATTCATGTTTGGCGGGCTGACCTTGACCCACCGACATCGCATCTTCAATTGTTGGCAAAAACCCTCTCGGCCGACGAACGAAATCGGGCTGAGCGGTTTTATTTTGAGCAACATCGAAATCGTTTCATTGCTGGTCGCGGTATTCTCAGAACCATTTTGGCTCGCTATTTGGGTATCGATCCGTCTGAGGTGCAATTTGGGTATGAACCGCGTGGTAAACCAATTTTGGCTGAAACATCCGGTGACAGTAGGCTCTGTTTTAACTTGTCTCACTCTCAGGGACTCGCTTTGTATGCTGTTGGACGCGATCGCTCTCTTGGCATTGACTTGGAATATATCCGTCCTATCTCCGATGCCGAACAACTCGCCAAACGCTTTTTTTCCGCTCAAGAATATGCTGTAATTCGTGCGCTTCCTCCCTCGCAGAAGCAGGAAACATTCTTTCGTTACTGGACTTGCAAGGAAGCTTATCTAAAAGCAACTGGAGACGGACTGGCTCAGTTAGACCAAATTGAAATTTTGCTTGCTCCCGAAAAACCAGCTAGTGAACTTCGTCTCCCCAGCAGTTTAGCTTCTCAAGACTGGGTTCTCCAAGAGTTAGCACCTACTGCAAACTATGTGGCTGCTCTTGTTGTTGCTGGACAAGGTTGGCATCTCAGGAGTTGGCAATTTCTATAG
- a CDS encoding VOC family protein, translating into MIGFAYTRLLVKDLKACFDFYKDVMEFDVTVEDEKSGYAEFKAGDMRLSLFRRQEMAQMIGNADKPENAECQDKVALVFTVHDVDQVYHKLRHKGVNFTTEPMSNPYYGIKTAYLRDPDGNLIGLYQSLD; encoded by the coding sequence ATGATTGGTTTTGCCTATACAAGACTGCTGGTAAAGGACTTAAAAGCTTGTTTTGACTTTTACAAAGATGTCATGGAATTTGACGTTACCGTAGAAGATGAAAAAAGCGGATATGCTGAGTTTAAAGCTGGAGATATGAGACTTAGTTTATTCAGACGGCAAGAAATGGCGCAAATGATTGGCAATGCTGACAAGCCAGAAAATGCCGAATGTCAAGACAAGGTAGCGTTAGTTTTTACTGTGCATGATGTAGATCAGGTATATCATAAATTAAGGCATAAGGGAGTCAACTTTACAACAGAACCAATGAGCAATCCCTACTACGGAATTAAGACGGCTTATCTTCGCGACCCCGACGGAAATCTTATAGGTTTATATCAGTCTTTAGACTAA
- a CDS encoding MFS transporter: MQSTEADGQQHNPKNLLKDKNLLIIFAISLIAVLGVSSVTPAFPNLAKALNVAPENIGLLVTAFTLPTLLLGPIIGVLADRIGRKKIIVPSLLLFGIAGTACAFVRDFNLLLLFRLLQGIGAASLLSLSVTLIGDLYAGERRTAAMGYSASVSSIGTASYPTIGGALATIGWYYPFMLPVVAIPIALVVLFALKNPEPKGERNLREYLINARGILKNRQLAGLFIASAANFVLLYGAYVTYLPQLINDTFKAQPSTIGVILSSISVAIAFTSSQLGRLARRFRETTLIRASFVFYAIALFIVPFVTNMWLLLIPTTIFGIGLGIGFPSIQTLLAALAPREYLATVIAVNGTFFGLGQTLGPLLMGIAFGIGGIHSVFFAGVGFAIITLIVFRYCTCM, encoded by the coding sequence ATGCAATCAACAGAAGCCGATGGTCAGCAACACAACCCCAAAAACTTGCTTAAAGACAAAAATCTTCTGATTATTTTTGCGATTTCTCTAATCGCTGTTCTCGGTGTTTCCAGTGTAACTCCGGCTTTCCCGAATCTAGCTAAAGCCTTAAATGTAGCTCCGGAAAATATTGGATTATTGGTTACAGCCTTCACGCTTCCCACTCTGTTGCTAGGCCCTATTATTGGTGTTCTTGCCGATAGAATTGGCAGAAAGAAGATTATTGTTCCTTCACTGCTTTTATTTGGAATTGCTGGCACAGCCTGCGCCTTTGTGCGTGATTTTAACCTTTTACTGTTGTTCCGCTTATTGCAAGGAATTGGTGCAGCTTCTTTACTTTCTCTCAGCGTCACCTTAATCGGCGATTTGTATGCCGGAGAAAGACGCACTGCGGCAATGGGTTATAGTGCCAGCGTCAGCAGTATCGGCACCGCAAGTTATCCAACAATTGGCGGCGCACTAGCAACAATTGGCTGGTATTATCCTTTTATGTTACCCGTGGTAGCTATTCCTATCGCGTTAGTGGTATTGTTTGCCTTGAAAAATCCTGAACCGAAAGGCGAACGTAATCTACGGGAATATTTGATAAATGCTCGCGGAATTCTGAAAAATCGTCAGTTGGCGGGATTGTTTATTGCAAGTGCTGCTAACTTCGTGCTTCTTTATGGTGCTTATGTAACTTATTTGCCACAATTGATTAACGATACATTTAAAGCGCAGCCCTCTACAATTGGAGTGATACTCTCTAGTATTTCGGTAGCGATCGCATTCACTTCTTCACAGCTAGGTAGACTCGCCAGACGTTTTAGAGAAACAACTTTAATTAGAGCATCTTTTGTTTTCTACGCCATCGCTCTATTTATTGTTCCCTTCGTAACGAATATGTGGTTACTATTAATACCAACCACGATTTTTGGGATTGGGCTTGGCATTGGATTTCCCAGCATTCAAACTCTCTTAGCAGCTCTGGCACCCAGAGAATATCTAGCTACCGTCATAGCTGTAAACGGCACATTTTTTGGATTAGGGCAAACTTTAGGGCCGCTACTGATGGGAATTGCCTTTGGCATTGGTGGGATTCATAGCGTATTTTTTGCGGGTGTTGGGTTTGCAATTATTACCCTAATTGTGTTCAGATATTGCACCTGTATGTAA
- a CDS encoding SDR family NAD(P)-dependent oxidoreductase has translation MGRSLKGKVAVVTGGSKGLGQAFAKRLAEDGADIAIAATSLAQETEKMVKNAGRKAEISVCDVCSPEDVSKFAAVVMEKFGRCDILVNNAGIYPYQSFDQMSFDDWRKMMAVNLDSLFLMCKAFLPSMKQNGYGRIINLSSTVSWLVIPDYTHYTTAKMGVIGFTRALASEVGEFGITVNAIAPGLVRTGTTETNSPPEVFDMVAARQAIKRTPTPDDVVGAVSFLASDDAAFITGQTLIVDGGLARA, from the coding sequence ATGGGCAGAAGTCTGAAAGGGAAAGTTGCTGTTGTTACAGGCGGATCGAAAGGGTTAGGACAAGCTTTTGCCAAAAGACTTGCTGAAGATGGGGCAGATATTGCGATCGCTGCCACATCTTTAGCACAAGAAACTGAAAAAATGGTCAAAAATGCTGGGCGTAAAGCTGAAATTAGCGTTTGTGACGTATGCTCACCAGAGGATGTCAGCAAATTTGCTGCTGTTGTGATGGAGAAATTTGGGCGTTGCGACATCCTGGTTAATAATGCAGGAATCTATCCCTATCAGTCTTTTGACCAAATGAGTTTTGACGACTGGCGCAAGATGATGGCGGTTAATTTAGACTCGCTATTTTTAATGTGCAAAGCTTTTTTACCAAGCATGAAGCAGAACGGCTACGGACGCATTATTAACTTGTCCTCAACTGTAAGCTGGCTAGTAATTCCCGACTATACTCACTACACAACGGCAAAGATGGGTGTTATTGGGTTTACACGAGCTTTGGCATCGGAAGTGGGAGAATTTGGAATTACAGTGAATGCGATCGCTCCCGGTTTGGTTCGCACTGGCACCACAGAAACAAATTCGCCACCAGAAGTTTTTGACATGGTGGCAGCAAGGCAAGCAATCAAACGCACGCCAACACCGGATGATGTTGTTGGTGCAGTGTCTTTTCTTGCCTCAGATGATGCTGCTTTTATAACTGGACAAACTTTAATTGTTGATGGCGGACTGGCGCGGGCATAA
- a CDS encoding antibiotic biosynthesis monooxygenase family protein gives MPTIAKNNNVITVIIIFEVEPERQQELIDTIGGFLETAVKHQPGFVSSSLHKSIDGVRVMNYAQWETLEDYQAFVNNSEVQAVGKKLSQFKIHESHVYEVVVSLPDDAELKITKGGLIHLAEFRVKPENQMRLVELEREYLPLGLQNPGLLSGNFHRSLDGVHNVNYGQWRSFEYFEELLKDPKYKPLSEYWQGLAENEFHLYEVVFTEPAD, from the coding sequence ATGCCGACTATTGCAAAAAATAACAATGTAATTACGGTGATAATTATCTTCGAGGTAGAGCCGGAACGACAGCAGGAATTAATAGATACTATTGGGGGATTTCTCGAAACAGCGGTGAAACATCAACCAGGTTTCGTCTCATCCAGCCTCCACAAAAGTATAGACGGCGTAAGAGTGATGAACTATGCCCAGTGGGAAACCTTAGAAGATTACCAAGCTTTTGTCAACAACTCTGAAGTACAGGCAGTTGGTAAAAAGCTTTCCCAGTTTAAAATTCATGAGTCACACGTCTACGAAGTCGTAGTTTCTCTGCCAGATGACGCTGAACTCAAAATTACTAAAGGTGGTTTGATTCACCTTGCAGAATTTAGAGTAAAACCAGAAAATCAGATGCGCCTAGTGGAATTGGAGAGGGAATACCTACCACTCGGGTTGCAAAATCCCGGACTTTTATCTGGGAATTTTCATCGCTCTCTTGACGGTGTACATAATGTTAACTACGGACAGTGGCGCAGTTTTGAGTATTTTGAGGAACTGCTAAAAGATCCAAAATACAAACCTTTGAGTGAGTATTGGCAAGGGTTAGCTGAAAACGAGTTTCATTTGTACGAGGTTGTTTTCACCGAACCTGCTGATTAA
- a CDS encoding aldo/keto reductase, translating to MRYKLLGKSGLRVSELCLGTMTFGEDWGWGASKDESRQVFDAFVEAGGNFIDTANGYTDGSSEKIVGELIAAERDLFVVATKYSFPLHMSDKAGNPNGSGNHRKSMMQSLEGSLKRLNTDYIDVFWLHAWDFMTPIEEVMRAFDDLVRSGKVLYIGISDAPAWIVSQANTLAQCYGWTPFVALQVEYSLVERTPERDLLPMAKAFDLAVTPWSPLGSGVLTGKYNKGSGNNEQGRLATTSGGNISKRHLAIAEVVSQVAEEIGHTPPQVALAWLLAQSGVVIPIIGSRKVSQIKDNLACLDVKLSPEHLQRLNEVSKVELGFPHDFLSNDMIRDRLFGGTFDLIDNHRS from the coding sequence ATGAGATACAAACTCTTGGGTAAAAGCGGATTGAGGGTTTCTGAACTTTGCTTGGGAACAATGACCTTCGGTGAAGATTGGGGTTGGGGTGCTTCCAAAGACGAAAGCCGTCAGGTTTTCGATGCTTTTGTGGAAGCAGGAGGCAACTTTATTGACACCGCCAACGGCTACACCGATGGCAGCAGCGAGAAAATCGTTGGTGAGTTAATTGCCGCAGAACGCGATCTCTTTGTCGTTGCAACCAAATACTCATTCCCCTTGCATATGAGCGACAAGGCAGGCAACCCCAATGGCAGCGGCAACCATCGCAAGAGCATGATGCAGTCGCTAGAAGGCAGCCTAAAACGCCTCAATACCGACTACATCGACGTATTCTGGCTGCACGCTTGGGACTTTATGACACCTATTGAAGAAGTGATGCGTGCCTTTGATGATCTGGTACGCTCTGGCAAGGTGTTATATATCGGCATTTCGGACGCGCCTGCTTGGATTGTTTCTCAAGCAAACACCTTGGCGCAATGTTACGGCTGGACTCCGTTCGTCGCTTTGCAAGTTGAGTACAGTTTGGTTGAAAGGACACCGGAACGCGACTTGTTACCGATGGCGAAGGCATTTGACTTAGCGGTTACGCCGTGGTCGCCTCTTGGCTCTGGTGTGCTGACGGGTAAATACAATAAAGGCAGTGGCAATAACGAACAAGGACGACTGGCAACTACTTCCGGGGGAAATATTTCCAAACGCCATCTAGCGATCGCAGAAGTTGTGAGTCAAGTTGCCGAAGAAATCGGACACACGCCTCCACAAGTTGCATTAGCTTGGTTGCTTGCTCAAAGTGGCGTTGTCATCCCAATTATCGGCTCTCGCAAAGTATCGCAGATTAAAGATAACTTAGCTTGTCTGGATGTGAAGCTATCACCAGAGCATTTGCAACGCCTCAATGAAGTTAGCAAAGTTGAGCTTGGCTTCCCCCATGACTTTTTAAGCAATGACATGATCCGCGATCGCCTTTTTGGTGGCACGTTCGACTTAATCGACAATCACCGCAGCTGA
- the msrA gene encoding peptide-methionine (S)-S-oxide reductase MsrA → MALFGFGKKQTIPTPEQALPGRAESMPVPSGHYVNGHPLKPPFPAGMEMAMFGMGCFWGAERKFWQQEGVFSTAVGYAAGTTPNPTYEEVCTGMTGHNEVVLVVFDPKIISYETLLKVFWESHNPTQGMRQGNDTGTQYRSGIYLYSGQRHLAEASRDAYQKALNAAGYGDITTEIIEAPEFYYAESYHQQYLAKNPGGYCGLGGTKVACPVGVQA, encoded by the coding sequence ATGGCGCTATTCGGATTTGGCAAAAAGCAAACTATACCTACTCCTGAGCAAGCATTGCCAGGACGGGCAGAGTCAATGCCAGTACCCTCTGGTCACTACGTCAACGGTCATCCTCTCAAGCCCCCTTTTCCAGCTGGAATGGAAATGGCGATGTTTGGCATGGGATGTTTCTGGGGTGCAGAACGGAAATTTTGGCAGCAAGAGGGCGTTTTCAGCACCGCAGTGGGTTATGCAGCTGGCACAACACCAAACCCCACCTACGAAGAGGTCTGCACGGGCATGACTGGGCATAATGAAGTGGTTCTGGTCGTTTTTGACCCAAAAATTATTAGTTACGAAACACTTCTAAAAGTCTTCTGGGAAAGCCATAATCCCACCCAAGGTATGCGTCAAGGCAATGACACTGGCACTCAGTATCGTTCAGGAATTTACCTCTATTCAGGTCAAAGGCATCTGGCTGAAGCATCACGAGACGCTTATCAGAAAGCTTTGAATGCGGCTGGCTATGGCGATATCACTACTGAGATTATCGAGGCTCCTGAGTTCTACTATGCAGAGAGCTACCATCAGCAGTATCTTGCCAAAAATCCTGGTGGATATTGTGGTTTAGGTGGGACGAAAGTTGCTTGTCCTGTAGGAGTACAGGCTTAA
- a CDS encoding DICT sensory domain-containing protein, protein MDISLFRSVASQYQHIRRVNTVSMMNVISHQIEDQVIQHKLSVDFYAGFQKFSNFPDQLRRYSRLGAICRRVYVFGIADSEPPSIPGVEFIEISPSSVLSREWFLLVNTSSFWTTLVAQEVDGRDITTGGRRFDGLWSFDEQVVDRISLLISQVMESSYQPIRKRNYEQQNIHISDISSRMLSMLEQVVLNNQRRRVHLRTLQQFAETSSNNPDNLLEDTAEILHSIFGATGVVIAGLNPSKEDYSVCAVAGDANGKGWKMPVSEGLIGRAIHQARLIQVASVRQRHESDPLLPTAKALIAAPIIEGQVYGAIAIGNTESNQWDEDDGQTLMAIARMLAIHLRQIDNSVSDPTEQLSTHELQQAVVEQQEAVVHLLTLQKKLRSLGNLTPIQLEVLRHMNKHFAKLVAQIKIARNLMRK, encoded by the coding sequence ATGGATATTTCACTCTTCCGCTCGGTTGCTAGTCAGTATCAGCATATACGCCGTGTAAACACAGTCTCAATGATGAATGTCATAAGTCATCAGATAGAAGACCAAGTTATCCAGCATAAACTTTCAGTAGACTTTTACGCGGGCTTTCAAAAATTTTCTAATTTTCCAGATCAACTGCGTCGCTATAGTCGCTTAGGGGCAATATGTAGGCGAGTTTATGTGTTTGGTATTGCCGACTCGGAACCACCTTCTATTCCAGGGGTAGAGTTTATTGAAATTTCACCCAGCTCTGTTCTGTCTCGCGAGTGGTTTTTGTTGGTCAATACTTCGAGTTTTTGGACTACATTGGTTGCCCAAGAAGTAGATGGACGGGACATAACAACGGGCGGACGACGCTTTGATGGGTTGTGGTCTTTTGACGAGCAAGTAGTTGACCGAATCTCGCTCTTGATATCACAAGTTATGGAGTCATCTTACCAGCCGATTAGAAAGCGCAATTACGAACAGCAAAACATCCATATATCCGACATCAGCAGCCGCATGCTCAGTATGCTGGAACAAGTTGTACTAAATAATCAGCGTCGCCGAGTACACCTCCGCACCTTGCAACAATTTGCGGAAACCTCCTCAAACAATCCAGACAATCTTCTAGAAGATACAGCAGAGATTTTACACAGTATTTTTGGTGCTACGGGTGTTGTCATTGCTGGACTCAACCCGTCTAAGGAAGATTATTCAGTCTGTGCTGTAGCAGGTGATGCGAATGGCAAAGGTTGGAAAATGCCTGTGAGTGAGGGATTGATCGGACGAGCAATTCACCAGGCGCGATTGATCCAGGTGGCAAGTGTGCGCCAGAGACACGAGAGCGATCCGCTATTGCCCACTGCCAAAGCGTTGATTGCTGCGCCAATTATAGAAGGTCAGGTTTATGGTGCGATCGCTATTGGCAACACAGAGTCTAATCAATGGGATGAAGATGATGGTCAGACACTGATGGCGATCGCCAGGATGCTAGCAATCCATCTCCGACAGATAGATAATTCTGTGTCTGACCCAACAGAGCAACTATCCACCCATGAGCTGCAACAAGCCGTTGTTGAGCAGCAAGAGGCTGTAGTGCATCTTTTGACACTTCAGAAAAAACTCCGCAGCTTGGGCAACCTTACCCCCATTCAACTTGAAGTTTTACGTCACATGAATAAACACTTTGCTAAGTTAGTCGCGCAGATTAAGATAGCCAGAAACCTGATGCGGAAGTGA